In bacterium, one genomic interval encodes:
- a CDS encoding PAS domain S-box protein, whose translation MRTGFLARLGHLIVLQAIFVFAAIALVLFYPGPNKTSSEDAGPFHATVQDLGQRLLENYLQDPNLSDQRATGTLRDEIQLSGEGIVSAALFMVKGDGTVECLNALGPQMPTSSASDLTEGVSTIRQDLIRHVAAEAPGFFLSSIINDEQKNVYYRPLGSDIPAVLVATINHDLLISSRSELQYALIMLFLVSVLLSLMTIYLIWKRFRQPLVHLIRRLEKTADGEVYYQLETEGDIELNVLSNTFNRLTKTLWSNQQEMKSYNNRLREINASLLQSRLFLATLIDSSPSAIVVTSRDGQIIIFNREACKVFGYSSDDAVGRNVSELFKQPINKKLSDEDDKPGFEAISLRADGSAFPVWVTMTPTRSDEGDVWAFVYILHDITESTSFQEMMIRLDRYSTRGEMAGDIAHEINNYLAVLSGNLELLPIILKKGDPEKIEKKLELMRNTVDRVARFADGLMDTNRDEATPEPTSLNQVVENVLAFLKPQNKFDAVEFTTILSSELQVIAVDPGQVQQLLVNLVNNATDAAIAIGVKPDIRIATSCTLIEGNRYAQVSVADNGSGVPEEKVEALFTRRFTTKRKGHGIGLVTCKRIMDAHQGKIEYHFVDGAIFTCSFPYERTAVVEQEVSPVQPTSELVRA comes from the coding sequence ATGCGTACCGGGTTTCTGGCGCGTCTCGGTCATTTGATCGTTCTACAAGCGATCTTCGTCTTTGCGGCGATCGCCCTGGTGCTTTTCTATCCGGGGCCAAACAAGACTTCGTCCGAAGATGCAGGGCCGTTCCACGCGACCGTACAAGACCTCGGCCAACGCCTATTGGAAAACTACCTTCAGGATCCCAATCTTTCTGACCAGCGCGCGACTGGTACATTGAGAGATGAAATCCAGCTCAGCGGTGAAGGGATCGTCTCGGCCGCTCTGTTTATGGTCAAGGGGGATGGCACTGTCGAATGTCTCAATGCACTCGGTCCGCAAATGCCGACCTCGAGTGCCAGTGATCTGACCGAGGGGGTCAGCACGATCCGCCAGGATCTGATCAGGCACGTTGCCGCCGAAGCCCCCGGATTCTTTCTTTCAAGCATCATCAATGATGAACAGAAGAATGTCTATTACCGCCCGCTGGGAAGCGATATCCCAGCCGTGCTGGTTGCCACAATTAATCATGACCTTTTGATCTCCAGTCGGTCGGAACTACAGTATGCGCTGATCATGCTCTTTCTGGTCTCGGTGCTGCTGTCACTCATGACCATTTATCTCATCTGGAAGCGATTCCGCCAACCGTTGGTGCACTTGATCCGACGCTTGGAGAAGACGGCTGATGGCGAGGTCTATTACCAGTTGGAGACGGAGGGGGATATCGAGTTGAACGTGTTGAGCAACACCTTCAATCGTTTGACGAAAACCCTCTGGTCGAATCAGCAGGAGATGAAATCGTACAACAATCGCCTCAGGGAGATCAATGCTTCGCTTTTGCAGTCGCGTCTCTTCCTGGCGACCCTGATCGACAGCTCGCCTTCGGCGATAGTAGTGACATCACGCGACGGCCAGATAATCATCTTCAACCGGGAAGCGTGCAAAGTATTTGGCTACAGTTCAGATGATGCGGTGGGAAGAAACGTCTCCGAGTTATTTAAACAGCCGATCAATAAGAAGCTCTCGGATGAAGATGATAAGCCGGGTTTTGAGGCGATCAGCCTTCGCGCAGATGGTTCTGCGTTTCCGGTATGGGTGACGATGACACCGACCCGATCCGATGAAGGGGATGTCTGGGCATTCGTTTATATTCTGCACGATATTACTGAGTCGACTAGTTTTCAGGAGATGATGATCCGCCTTGATCGATATTCCACCCGCGGCGAAATGGCGGGCGATATCGCTCACGAGATCAACAACTACCTGGCGGTGCTGTCGGGCAATCTCGAACTGCTCCCTATCATCCTGAAGAAGGGGGATCCCGAGAAGATCGAGAAGAAGCTCGAACTAATGCGGAATACCGTTGATCGAGTGGCCCGCTTCGCCGACGGACTCATGGATACCAATCGAGACGAAGCGACGCCAGAACCGACCAGCCTTAACCAGGTGGTTGAAAACGTGCTGGCATTCCTTAAGCCACAGAACAAGTTTGATGCGGTCGAATTCACGACCATACTCTCGTCCGAACTGCAGGTGATAGCAGTTGATCCGGGACAGGTTCAGCAGCTTCTGGTCAATCTGGTTAACAACGCGACTGATGCCGCTATTGCGATCGGGGTTAAGCCGGACATCAGAATTGCTACCAGCTGTACTCTAATAGAAGGTAATCGCTACGCCCAGGTGTCGGTGGCCGATAATGGCAGTGGCGTACCTGAAGAAAAGGTGGAGGCACTGTTTACGCGCCGGTTCACGACCAAGCGCAAGGGACACGGCATTGGCCTGGTCACCTGTAAGCGGATCATGGATGCCCACCAGGGGAAGATCGAGTATCACTTTGTCGATGGCGCCATTTTTACCTGTAGTTTCCCATATGAACGGACGGCTGTAGTGGAACAAGAAGTCTCGCCTGTTCAGCCGACCTCCGAGTTGGTTCGCGCGTAA
- a CDS encoding tetratricopeptide repeat protein has protein sequence MSLKATPNDDDALEFTVSEANDSKEKDDDATSYAGRPAKDTLGVQSSAEWLERQEEEQPTSSVTPPPVESSIVAKQAETDLTESQQIRRLSEKEVQSIEKKLYNSGSYLSENEKQALLKKMGTGTAPKPQDPITGKPVDLGKPAVSKRGRGLAYFMKNYIQIHGEVDLNENDEIIINDRPYLLRKKRLDTKTYGIVAAAAFVVLLAILVPMLVRDTHNGQGEIVGVTLDENHQPFIEGAVIRLPETGKSTTANGEGFFRIGGLNPGTHRVEYLVNGQTIKVDYATVTAGDLTTMTLFPGELASMEDLPQVASTPSENYNQAYDDNRPTVAQQSETAQRPSTTTKTNKSSVGKVTLAANVDGAKLTIDGTVVGAGNLTFSRISAGQRTYAVSKDGYQTASGVVNVPADAIVTLDVSLTPTSENVAVISLEGQYNQAVSTLRSGGVENAITTLSSILETHPNYTPAYLTRAEAYTLSSRRTDAHDDYLRAAEILRVNGDYGQAMTSFNNAVKMMPNSVPALLGRASLHMAKQEEIAAIADYEAILKVDKRSAQANFGLGEARFALGNYKQAIKHFKDARSEDPGNPLIYQYLMLCYFGDDDLKNVKKSYDKFKEMATQDQLQRMEQDRAYTAVLRVVQNEQ, from the coding sequence GTGTCTCTGAAAGCCACACCCAATGATGACGATGCCCTGGAGTTCACCGTCTCCGAGGCGAACGACAGTAAAGAAAAAGATGACGATGCCACCAGTTATGCTGGTCGACCCGCTAAGGATACGCTGGGAGTACAGTCGAGCGCTGAATGGCTCGAACGTCAGGAAGAAGAACAGCCGACCAGTTCTGTTACTCCTCCCCCGGTTGAATCCTCAATTGTCGCAAAACAAGCCGAAACCGATCTAACCGAATCACAGCAGATCCGCCGCCTCTCTGAAAAAGAAGTACAGTCTATTGAGAAGAAGCTGTACAACAGCGGCTCATATCTGTCTGAAAATGAAAAGCAGGCCCTACTCAAGAAAATGGGTACCGGCACTGCTCCAAAACCGCAGGACCCGATCACCGGTAAGCCGGTTGATCTCGGCAAGCCAGCCGTCTCCAAACGGGGCCGCGGTCTCGCCTATTTCATGAAAAACTACATTCAGATCCATGGCGAAGTTGACTTAAACGAAAATGATGAGATCATCATCAATGATCGTCCGTACCTCCTCCGCAAGAAGCGACTCGATACCAAGACGTACGGTATCGTGGCGGCCGCGGCGTTCGTCGTGTTGCTCGCTATCCTCGTTCCGATGTTAGTCCGCGACACGCACAACGGACAAGGCGAGATAGTTGGTGTCACGCTGGATGAAAACCATCAGCCATTCATCGAAGGCGCGGTCATTCGCCTCCCCGAGACTGGCAAATCCACCACTGCCAATGGCGAAGGATTCTTCCGTATTGGCGGTCTTAATCCCGGCACTCATCGCGTCGAATATCTGGTCAATGGGCAGACCATTAAAGTCGACTACGCGACCGTCACCGCCGGCGATTTGACCACTATGACCCTCTTCCCCGGAGAACTCGCCTCCATGGAAGACCTCCCTCAGGTTGCCTCGACTCCATCAGAGAACTACAACCAGGCATACGACGATAACCGTCCGACAGTCGCACAGCAGAGCGAGACTGCACAACGGCCGTCCACGACAACGAAAACAAACAAATCCTCTGTCGGTAAGGTAACCCTTGCGGCCAACGTCGACGGAGCGAAACTGACTATCGATGGCACCGTCGTAGGTGCCGGCAACCTGACCTTCAGCCGCATTTCAGCGGGTCAGCGCACGTACGCCGTCTCCAAAGACGGCTACCAGACTGCTTCCGGTGTCGTTAATGTCCCCGCGGATGCGATCGTCACCCTGGATGTCAGCCTGACGCCAACCTCTGAAAATGTTGCGGTGATTTCACTGGAAGGCCAATATAATCAAGCCGTATCAACACTGCGTTCAGGCGGTGTCGAGAATGCAATTACCACACTTTCGTCGATCCTTGAAACGCATCCTAATTACACCCCTGCCTATCTGACGAGAGCCGAAGCCTACACGCTCTCCTCTCGACGCACCGATGCGCACGATGATTACCTCCGGGCGGCGGAGATCCTGCGCGTTAATGGCGATTACGGCCAGGCGATGACCTCATTCAATAACGCGGTGAAAATGATGCCGAACTCCGTTCCCGCCCTGCTCGGACGGGCCAGCCTGCATATGGCCAAGCAGGAAGAGATCGCCGCAATTGCCGACTATGAAGCGATCCTCAAAGTCGATAAACGGTCAGCTCAGGCTAATTTCGGCCTTGGCGAAGCCCGTTTCGCACTGGGTAACTACAAGCAGGCGATCAAGCACTTTAAGGATGCCCGGTCTGAAGACCCTGGCAATCCGCTCATCTATCAGTATCTGATGCTCTGCTACTTTGGCGATGATGACCTTAAGAACGTTAAAAAGAGCTACGACAAGTTCAAGGAGATGGCCACCCAGGATCAGCTCCAGCGTATGGAACAGGATAGAGCTTATACTGCCGTCCTGAGAGTCGTGCAGAACGAGCAGTGA
- a CDS encoding PAS domain-containing protein, producing MRAKREDQSPLDQRTVALIIVAIALAVLVFTWVGISQSRKDSFQLLVRQGVAFTTALAEASQNAIDAERFYDRLMQRRYADLVTTLLGNRQSVSNQQLYQFARDHDLLGVWLFERDSSGVIRSEAGSARINLPEFVRFEADTLGLSNAPQFIQLIDEQEESGEVALYYLQLTDSLNRVIILAADGRAYQSALQQTGIGFLSQRMAREEGVEYIIYQSTEGIIFASRKPGELLAIESDPFLQEALKSDTTVNRIFEFQGEDVLELVHPFSTVDYPQGVYRVGLSLRGYNAVSRGFDWQMIVLSILLFGLVITAVLYLNSHRKRREISREYSQIKSVTERIFEQMETGVAVVSSDGVVQFANAAFGRAIGKPEITGKGWREAAGAVDTRLRDLIDAGESKGETEIVLRSGSENRYLLFGWSRVDFEQSGKAATVFVVYDISRMRQIEQDAARRERLSEMGNLAAGVAHEIRNPLNTISIAAQRLASEFTPTERSDEFAQFTQSIRTETKRLNDIITRFLALAREDQKRRQRVELGHLIEQSMALAMVEAPQLGIRLLMEIESGLEIETDPDGMKQVFVNLFNNAKEAAAGRPIDVLIEAHRENAQAIISFSDTGPGIPANVRDKIFTPYFTTKEAGTGLGLPTVHKIITGLGGTIVTGDSTTGARFVITLPLH from the coding sequence ATGCGAGCAAAGCGGGAAGACCAATCCCCCCTTGATCAACGAACCGTTGCCCTGATCATTGTCGCCATAGCATTGGCGGTACTGGTCTTTACGTGGGTTGGGATCAGCCAGAGCCGCAAAGACAGTTTTCAGCTTCTGGTGCGTCAGGGCGTCGCTTTCACAACCGCTTTGGCCGAAGCCTCACAAAATGCCATTGATGCCGAGCGATTCTATGATCGACTGATGCAACGTCGATACGCCGATCTGGTCACGACTCTTCTTGGCAACCGCCAATCCGTTTCCAACCAACAATTATATCAATTTGCCAGAGATCACGACCTGCTGGGAGTCTGGTTGTTCGAGCGCGACTCCAGTGGGGTGATTCGTTCTGAGGCCGGCTCCGCCCGGATCAATCTGCCGGAATTCGTTCGTTTTGAGGCCGATACGCTGGGGCTTTCCAATGCACCCCAGTTCATTCAGTTGATCGATGAGCAGGAGGAATCGGGTGAGGTTGCACTCTACTACCTGCAACTGACTGACAGTCTCAACCGCGTGATCATATTGGCGGCGGATGGCCGCGCGTACCAGTCTGCGTTGCAGCAGACCGGGATCGGCTTTCTCTCGCAGCGCATGGCGCGCGAAGAGGGGGTCGAGTATATCATTTACCAGTCAACTGAGGGGATTATCTTTGCCTCCCGCAAGCCGGGCGAACTGCTGGCTATCGAGTCTGATCCATTCCTGCAGGAAGCATTGAAGAGCGACACGACGGTCAATCGGATATTCGAATTCCAGGGAGAAGATGTCCTGGAACTGGTGCACCCATTCTCAACGGTCGACTATCCTCAGGGTGTATATCGGGTTGGTCTGTCGCTGCGCGGCTACAATGCAGTCTCGAGAGGTTTCGACTGGCAAATGATCGTTCTGTCGATTCTCCTTTTTGGCTTGGTGATTACCGCAGTCCTATATCTCAACAGCCACCGGAAGCGGAGAGAGATATCCCGGGAGTACTCTCAGATAAAGTCAGTGACTGAGCGAATATTCGAGCAGATGGAGACCGGAGTGGCGGTTGTTTCATCTGATGGCGTCGTGCAGTTCGCCAATGCGGCATTTGGACGAGCTATCGGGAAGCCGGAGATCACGGGAAAAGGGTGGCGTGAGGCCGCCGGCGCTGTCGATACACGCTTGCGTGATCTGATCGATGCCGGCGAATCGAAGGGGGAGACCGAGATCGTTCTCCGATCAGGATCTGAAAATCGTTATCTCCTCTTTGGATGGTCCCGAGTGGATTTCGAGCAATCAGGTAAGGCGGCAACTGTCTTTGTAGTCTACGACATCAGTCGAATGCGCCAGATTGAACAGGATGCGGCGCGGAGGGAACGTCTTTCAGAGATGGGGAATCTGGCGGCCGGGGTTGCGCATGAAATTCGGAATCCGCTTAATACAATCTCTATCGCGGCACAACGGCTGGCCTCGGAGTTCACGCCGACCGAGCGGTCGGACGAGTTTGCCCAGTTCACGCAATCGATCCGTACGGAAACCAAGCGCCTGAATGACATCATCACCCGGTTCCTGGCGCTGGCGAGGGAAGATCAGAAGCGCCGCCAGCGTGTCGAGCTCGGTCATTTGATCGAACAGAGCATGGCGTTGGCGATGGTCGAAGCGCCGCAGTTGGGCATCCGGCTCTTGATGGAAATCGAGTCGGGGCTTGAGATCGAGACTGACCCCGATGGAATGAAGCAGGTCTTTGTCAATCTGTTCAACAATGCAAAAGAGGCGGCCGCTGGGAGGCCGATTGATGTCCTCATCGAAGCTCATCGCGAAAATGCGCAGGCGATTATCTCATTCTCGGACACCGGGCCCGGCATTCCGGCTAATGTAAGAGACAAGATATTTACTCCTTATTTCACTACCAAAGAGGCCGGAACGGGACTTGGATTGCCGACTGTCCATAAGATCATCACCGGACTTGGCGGCACCATAGTGACGGGC
- a CDS encoding S9 family peptidase translates to MKQRHLICALVILLGLVSSLFSQTKTKEQSLLFKGSYIPDIGTFLQIGANSFSASSWDGSTVYFTSSASGASQIYRLTDRGWPYQLTMFEDGIDFFTLSWGGDMGIVGASVGGSEQSQLFLMDTETGRLVALTNSPTARYGSVAWANDDRSIYYNSTEENGKDFFIYKMDVTTGVAQKIFGDTTGGIRGYNWIADLSQDGSRMIISNLRSNVANDLYLVELGSGKYQKLNSDTGNVLYQTATMMPDNQTIYWLSNNNEEGISRVAKVKVGKGKPEFLEDGWIDSRWETTALGFSRDYRYMMALVNEDGYVRIRLREVETGQILSTPPLDGIVSGGGFDKNGNVVFSFNGPTRTTDVWRWNPKTGELTQLTFATYAGIDRELFSEPQLIHYTSFDGLEIPAFVYLPKSYKQGTPIPFVIEAHGGPEGQSQPYFTRNIQFLLLNGYGVMLPNVRGSEGYGREYLNLDNYKNRKHSLQDYKAAAEWLISKGYSAQGKLAIRGGSYGGYVVFGMITDYPDLFSAAIGSVGISNFVTFLQNTAAYRRGLREAEYGPLSDSAFLKEISPIHKAHLIKTPLLVIHGANDPRVPIGEARQIIEAVTKNGGIVDSMIFADEGHGAGKRSNIIPEYEKQMQFLNTYLKNTEMKPEEKAH, encoded by the coding sequence GTGAAGCAGCGACATCTCATTTGCGCCCTGGTTATTCTCCTCGGCCTGGTCTCCAGTCTCTTTTCCCAGACGAAAACCAAGGAGCAATCCCTGCTTTTCAAAGGGTCCTATATCCCTGATATCGGGACTTTCTTGCAGATAGGGGCAAATTCCTTCTCAGCTTCAAGCTGGGACGGTAGTACAGTCTACTTCACCTCTTCAGCATCAGGTGCCTCGCAGATCTATCGCCTGACCGATCGCGGCTGGCCATACCAGTTGACCATGTTTGAAGATGGCATCGACTTCTTCACCCTCTCCTGGGGAGGCGACATGGGAATCGTCGGAGCCTCGGTTGGCGGGTCGGAACAGTCGCAGCTCTTCCTCATGGATACTGAGACCGGAAGATTGGTTGCTCTGACCAACAGCCCCACTGCACGATACGGTTCGGTCGCCTGGGCCAATGATGACCGATCGATCTATTACAACTCGACCGAAGAGAATGGCAAAGACTTCTTCATCTACAAAATGGATGTCACCACCGGCGTAGCGCAAAAGATCTTTGGTGACACGACTGGCGGAATACGTGGGTACAATTGGATAGCCGACCTCTCACAGGACGGCAGCCGAATGATCATCAGTAATCTGCGGTCAAATGTCGCCAATGATCTCTATCTCGTGGAACTGGGGAGCGGCAAGTACCAGAAACTGAATTCTGACACCGGCAATGTTCTCTATCAGACAGCCACCATGATGCCGGACAACCAAACTATCTACTGGCTCTCCAACAACAATGAAGAGGGGATCAGTCGGGTTGCCAAAGTGAAAGTTGGAAAGGGGAAGCCTGAATTCCTCGAGGATGGCTGGATAGACTCGCGGTGGGAAACGACCGCTCTCGGCTTCTCGCGTGACTACCGATATATGATGGCGCTGGTCAACGAAGATGGGTATGTCCGGATCAGACTGCGCGAAGTTGAAACCGGCCAGATTCTCTCCACACCGCCATTAGACGGCATAGTCAGCGGTGGCGGGTTTGACAAGAACGGCAACGTGGTCTTTTCATTTAATGGCCCCACCAGAACAACCGATGTCTGGCGCTGGAACCCGAAAACAGGCGAACTGACCCAACTCACTTTCGCCACCTATGCAGGAATTGACCGCGAGCTCTTCTCCGAGCCACAGTTGATCCATTACACCAGTTTTGATGGCCTGGAAATCCCCGCTTTTGTCTATCTGCCGAAATCCTACAAGCAAGGGACCCCGATCCCCTTTGTCATCGAGGCACACGGCGGGCCGGAAGGACAATCACAACCCTATTTCACGCGCAATATCCAGTTCCTGCTCCTCAACGGCTATGGAGTGATGCTTCCCAATGTGCGAGGATCTGAAGGATATGGGCGTGAGTACTTGAACCTGGACAATTACAAAAACCGCAAACATTCACTGCAGGACTATAAGGCGGCGGCTGAATGGCTCATTTCAAAAGGCTACAGCGCGCAAGGGAAACTGGCGATTCGCGGCGGTTCGTACGGCGGCTATGTCGTCTTCGGCATGATCACTGACTATCCCGATCTCTTCTCGGCGGCGATCGGCTCGGTCGGTATCTCCAACTTCGTGACCTTCCTGCAAAACACCGCGGCGTATCGGCGTGGTCTTCGCGAGGCAGAATATGGACCGTTATCCGACTCTGCATTCCTTAAAGAGATCTCCCCGATCCACAAGGCGCATTTGATCAAAACGCCGCTGTTGGTCATTCATGGCGCTAATGACCCACGCGTACCAATCGGCGAAGCCCGCCAGATCATCGAAGCCGTCACCAAAAACGGCGGAATCGTTGACTCAATGATCTTTGCGGATGAAGGGCATGGCGCCGGCAAGCGGTCAAATATCATCCCCGAGTATGAAAAGCAGATGCAGTTCCTGAATACGTATCTGAAAAACACGGAAATGAAGCCGGAAGAAAAAGCGCACTAG
- a CDS encoding anti-sigma factor, which yields MLRRIKFLPVLLLAAFVVVMAAGCSQDEDVVSPVSTTELTLSALRLPIPPPGMIYELWAASSDDTISLGKFSYDPTLQTFLDANGDPRENVFQLGGDVFDYNSLFVSVEVDPDDDLDAHGPIMLIDAVSDPANSPFQLVFPLSDSLWEGYARLNMEGVSDRDRNQNDGNGLWFSRYSTILFQVPDTFAVTIDTVDSVDSVGTQPINFIIGIEDIETTIVFVEQDTALWRKGMVWLGAQPLRHYGLSYTFVTQWDSTPPFSARALKPTFTTGARSDRVDYFTQDYDALPDYTEWGWKYKGWMVLPHYNSVAMTTKWRMTPPAWRYKSDNFNWLPGDTGVLFTTGTFARIDTTDDSNPYKLDGPIPPYPGEDFLNSTALQAAFGINSIEIMPFGFGNEGTIFISLEPENRLTDTTNFPLILMTKTLPFSRDSIVAGTVQLGMQNRSSTLDNDPLAPGFPQIDVAIKRF from the coding sequence ATGCTAAGGCGAATTAAGTTCTTGCCTGTATTGCTCTTAGCTGCTTTTGTCGTCGTTATGGCGGCGGGCTGCTCTCAGGATGAGGATGTCGTCAGTCCGGTTTCCACGACCGAACTTACCCTGTCGGCTCTTCGTTTACCGATTCCGCCGCCTGGCATGATATATGAACTGTGGGCTGCCAGCTCCGATGATACCATTTCACTCGGAAAGTTCTCGTATGATCCGACGTTGCAGACCTTTCTGGATGCCAACGGCGATCCGCGCGAGAATGTCTTTCAGCTTGGCGGCGATGTATTCGATTACAATTCGCTGTTTGTATCAGTCGAAGTCGACCCCGACGATGACCTGGATGCACACGGTCCGATCATGTTGATCGACGCTGTCAGCGATCCGGCGAATTCCCCGTTCCAATTGGTCTTTCCGCTTTCAGATTCGCTCTGGGAAGGGTATGCGAGACTGAATATGGAAGGGGTCTCCGACCGCGATCGTAACCAGAATGACGGGAATGGTCTCTGGTTCAGTCGCTACTCGACGATTTTGTTCCAAGTCCCTGATACGTTTGCCGTCACGATTGATACGGTCGACAGTGTTGACTCAGTCGGTACGCAGCCGATCAACTTCATTATCGGGATCGAGGACATTGAAACGACAATCGTCTTTGTCGAGCAGGATACTGCCCTTTGGAGAAAAGGGATGGTCTGGTTGGGTGCGCAGCCGCTGCGCCATTATGGGCTTAGTTACACGTTCGTAACACAGTGGGATTCGACGCCGCCGTTCTCTGCTCGGGCGCTGAAGCCGACCTTTACGACCGGTGCCCGTTCGGACCGCGTTGATTACTTCACGCAGGATTACGATGCTCTTCCCGACTATACCGAATGGGGTTGGAAATACAAGGGTTGGATGGTGCTTCCGCACTACAACTCAGTGGCGATGACGACTAAGTGGCGGATGACGCCGCCGGCGTGGCGCTATAAATCAGACAACTTCAATTGGCTACCCGGTGATACCGGCGTGCTGTTCACAACGGGAACGTTTGCCAGAATCGACACGACCGACGACAGCAATCCGTACAAACTGGATGGACCAATTCCGCCATACCCGGGTGAGGATTTCCTGAATTCGACAGCTCTCCAGGCTGCCTTCGGGATCAATAGCATTGAGATCATGCCGTTTGGATTTGGGAATGAAGGAACGATATTCATCTCCCTTGAGCCTGAGAACAGGCTCACCGACACTACCAATTTCCCGTTGATCCTGATGACGAAAACGTTGCCTTTCAGCCGCGATTCGATCGTTGCCGGAACGGTGCAACTGGGGATGCAGAACCGGAGCAGTACACTGGATAACGATCCGTTGGCGCCCGGATTCCCGCAGATTGACGTAGCGATCAAGCGATTCTAG